The Arachis ipaensis cultivar K30076 chromosome B03, Araip1.1, whole genome shotgun sequence region ATTGTTGTATGCCAAAACATTACGTAACCTATACATAGGAGAAGGAATTTCTAATTGCACTTACATTAGAGACAGAAATATAAGTAGCCATCTTCGTTAAATAAACCTAGCTTGACCACAAGTGATGAATATTACCAACAAAGAAAAAGGACACGGGACTAGAGAGCCCCAACATCATTCACCTATTTCATCAGACAAAATTTCCTTTGTTGTAATGAGCGCATAAGTATCAATGGAACTCTGGAATTTTCGCAGCATCTGATTATTTTGCATTGCCTTTTCATACTGGCAACACATCACTTTCTGCAGCTCCTTAGGTAGACAAACACACCAACGCTAGTTATAGCAATCGCACCTGCAAAAATACCAGATCGCATGGAAAGAGAAGAACTACGAGTCTGTGTTactgtagtagtagtagtagtagttgtaTCTGATTGTGGTGGTCGTGGTTCTGATTTGGTTGGATTGCCTAACACCAAATGCAACTTTACAGCCTGAAAtacaaagattttttttattaggatGTATGGATAAATTCCAATGAACTACCCCCCATATAACATCTTCAAAATTGAAAATCTAGTATAAGCAAACATCTTCACCTTTGCTCCAGCAGATCTAGCATAGCCGACAGCAGTAGCAAGATCATGATCCGTTGCTAGAATAATTCTATCACCTTCATCATCCTCATACTATATTAGGCATACAAAAAACAAAAACATCAGTGTGATAATAAATACATATCCTACTGCCAAAAAGCAGAAGAATTTGAAGTAGCAGAAAACACACCAATATTGTAGGGCGTTGTTCTTCGTCATTAAGTTCAACTCTCTGCATGACTATGGATACAAGCTCATCTAGATGTTCGGTACCTACAATAAGGGCAAGTTAAAATACTTGAAAGTTCTTATAAGAATGGAAAGCGGGTAAGGAAGAGTGATGAAAATTTCCCATTATCTTGTCATGTTGTAATTATTTTCCCCATTGATCATTGAATGCAATTGTAAGTCTCATACTTGGCTGCAACTTTATAATCAATGATGAACATCGGTAAATAGATCATGTGAAAATTTCACATGAGAGAGGATCCATTTCCATGCAGCTATATCATTGCACACGATTTTGTGACTAAGATCCAAGAACACAACACAATATTTAGATTCAAGTCCTAGCAATGCTTTGACTCACCACAGTTGAATCGATGCACATGACCATTGAAATCCTCAAGTTTAAAGGAAAATGTGTTTCCCAAGTCTATGTGTTGCACAGGAGACTTCCCTCTCTCTGTGCCATCTGCTGTCATGTGGCTAGAAAGTTCACTGCAATCAAAGAATTATATAGGATGGTTCACTAAGAACAAAACAAATCATGTGTCTAATCATCTGTATAACAAAATACCTATGAGTGTCAGAATCTTCTGGTGGCTCTAAAGAAAGAGCCGAGTCCCAAAACTTTTGCATAATTGTATTCGCTACATCATTAGCAGCTCCAGTGCTACTCTCAACCTATAAAATACATCATACTTATCAGAAATTGACCTCTGTACAGCATTATTAAATCAAATCATAATAAGATAAACATACTTGTAAGGACACGTTACCAGTTATACAAACATTATGATTAGCAAGTGAGATTGGGAGAATAAAAAGACTGACCACAAGATTACCCAAGGTACAGATTCTGATAGTTTTTCTTACAAATGAGTATCTCGAACCTAAAACTTACCAAGGAAATCGCTGCATGAGTTATCTGCAAAACATCCAAACAAGCAGCCACATATCCATCTGAAGAAACAAAAATAGTCAGCAAAACAAGGCAAAAATTATAAAACTTCTTTATGAAATCGAGGAAGCAAAGCTCACCTCTGTCTACAACAGGAAGATGCAAGAACTTCCCTTTATGCATCATATGCAGTGCGTCAACAATTGTTGTGTCTAGGGTGGCACAATCTGGGTTTGGAGTCATCACCTAAAAAATTAAGTGAGAAATATAAGACCTAGGACGAAAATCAAATCATTTCTCAATGCCTAGCAAAACTAAGAAACTGCCAGAAGAAATAGCATCTCCTCCAATAAGCCTCTTTTTGctggaaataaataaataaaataccaaCCTTTTCCACTAGAGTCAACTCAGGAGAAAGATTTTGGGCCACAACACGCATAAGGAGATCCTTTGAACTGCATACAAGAGTTAGAGCACAATACATAATACCTCTCAAAAAGGTAAATCCACATCCATTTTTTCATTCATACCAGGTCTTATAAAAAGAAACATACAATTGTTAATGCCCGTTATTCCATATCATGGAGTCCTAAGAGAAGAATAAAGCCTTTGAAAACAAACCGTACGTCAATATTCCTTGAATCTTGGTTCCTGACTGTGAAACAACAACTGCCGAATTAACACGCAACTCCCGCATCTTTAATGAAACTACGTAGACAGGATCTGCTAACGATGCAAAAGCAACCCTAGAAACATAATGCTATAGAGATTTGTAAAACATTTATATCTGATTATATGAGCGCCTACTGACAATATAAACAAACACGCAAGAAAATATAATGTGGAAATTACTTTGTATCTTCACTTATTAGAGTTGATAGGGAAGGCTTGAACATGTGCTCTCTCAGTGTATCTATCAAAGCATTTGGACCTGATAAGATGACGATGATCAAAACAGAAAATTAGCATCATCATCATTACAATAtggagcaaaaaaaaaaatggaaatttCCAAGTCATTTAAATATCGATAAAGCACACATCAGAAGTAAACTATTTATACATGCACAACTTAAAAAAGAGGTCAAAACATATGCTAACCACtcaaatcaatttaaaaattaaaatgcatACAGCAGTACTCTACGTTAATGCCTGAACTTGCAAAATTTCATGTACTTCTCGTAAAAGCAAAAACATTTATGCAAGATATATCTAAAGTACTTTGagagaagtaaaagaaaaaaggGAAATGTGTAGCAAGAATATTTCCACTTTGGGAATTTTAACCAGACAAGCAATTAAAATAAACGCATTGAACTTTTCTgataagaaggagaacatatattAGCAGCAAAAAGGAAGAGAAAGTCCATGGGAGGATGTGTATGTAGAATTAGATGTCCTCATAagaatacagaaaaataacagcAAGATCAAGCAGTAATTTGGTAACTATCTCTAACAAAAAAATACGACCACTTGCAGGCTGCAGAAGCTTGAGGTTTTGTAAGAAACAGTCAGGTCAGCTTATGAGTAAGAGAAGTGAAAGTATTTTAGGAGAAAAATTCTTATTCAACAACTAATATTATCAACATTAACAAGACACATGCATGAAAGTGGGTGCAAATAATGCAATTCGGAAAATTCGTGCACAATCAATTCTATAAGAAGTATATATACAGATAATTGTTAATAAGTAGATCCATTGCTACCATATTGGCATTCAGCACCTTCAACTGTGGCAGCAATAGCGCTCCCCTGCTCAACCGCCTTCTCCAGCCTAAATATGGCATCATAAAGACATCTGGTGATATCCAATATGGCAATGACTTCTCCATTTTCCACAACAGGGAGGTGCCGAAATTTACCTATCATTTGAAAAAATTGAGTTATATACGTCACTCTATGAATTGATAATTTATAAGTCAATTAATACAAGGTGTAAATAAAAGAGAAGTTATTTAAAACATCTACCCAATTTTTTTCACAATTTGGCAACAGCTAGGTATAGAAACATAAGTAATAAAGGTGAAAAAGAATCATATGTCAGAGAACACAATAAAACCATgatttttccctttctttttttctttttggtttatggGATGATAATATGGAAATCAACAAAGTAACTCAGAGTTATGCCTGATGTAATGATACAAATAGTAAAGGAATACAATGAAAAGCAAGAATATACGCAGGAAAATCATTAATCAATAATATAATTGAAGTCGCGGTAAGAACCAAGAAAATTGTGGATAAAAAATTATAGAAGTGCATATAATCTGAAACTAAACCACCAAGTAGTGTAAATATGTAATGTAGAAGTCACCAATGGTGTAAACAAAAATGACAATAGACCTCTGATACATTATTTCTCTGTAAACAAAATTATTAGCATTGAACGCTACAGAGTATAGACTCTAAATCTCTAATGCAGCTCCATGTCTAACTATATATTAGTCTATTACAATGCATTGGTGCCACAGTAATAATGGTAACCTTGGATCATCTTCTGAAGGGCGTCAATCGCCAGAGTATCTGACGTCACGAATGTAGGATTCCTAGTCATCACTTTTGACACTACCGTCTGATCTGTGCGTAAACCCTCAGATATAACTCTAGTAGCAATGTCCTGAACAAAATATACACAAGCTTGTAACAATTCATATGCGCAATCTCTTGATCTCTTAATTAACACAAGCAAACACCATAACAAACCTTGTCAGTCATGATTCCCGAAAGCAAAGCATTCGAATCAGTCAACAAAACAGCATTAACTCGCCGAGCCGCCATGCGTCTACATGCATCAAAAACGGTAGTCCCCTCGGGTATCGTGAGGGCTTTCGACAATCTAAGCTTCCTCACTGTCCTTTCTTGCTCATCAAGCCTAAACAATTATATTCAGAAGAAAATTAAATCGAGCTAACGGTATATCAACAATGATACGAAGCAGATGCGTTCAAAATAGTAATCATAAACGTAAATTACAGTAACTGCGTTAAGTTCCGCAAAGATCAAATCAAAATCCAAAAACTGAATGGAAACCAAAACATCAATTATCAattatagtataatatcataagttAAAGCTATATTACTACATCTACATTGTCCATGCAAAGAATCTATAACGGTTGGTGTGGATTTACACAG contains the following coding sequences:
- the LOC107630914 gene encoding CBS domain-containing protein CBSCBSPB3-like isoform X1, which codes for MSGHIPPAPRRNSVHKRPPPMSNKAVNGITSEPPSKASSPPPPELDEQERTVRKLRLSKALTIPEGTTVFDACRRMAARRVNAVLLTDSNALLSGIMTDKDIATRVISEGLRTDQTVVSKVMTRNPTFVTSDTLAIDALQKMIQGKFRHLPVVENGEVIAILDITRCLYDAIFRLEKAVEQGSAIAATVEGAECQYGPNALIDTLREHMFKPSLSTLISEDTKVAFASLADPVYVVSLKMRELRVNSAVVVSQSGTKIQGILTSKDLLMRVVAQNLSPELTLVEKVMTPNPDCATLDTTIVDALHMMHKGKFLHLPVVDRDGYVAACLDVLQITHAAISLVESSTGAANDVANTIMQKFWDSALSLEPPEDSDTHSELSSHMTADGTERGKSPVQHIDLGNTFSFKLEDFNGHVHRFNCGTEHLDELVSIVMQRVELNDEEQRPTILYEDDEGDRIILATDHDLATAVGYARSAGAKAVKLHLVLGNPTKSEPRPPQSDTTTTTTTTVTQTRSSSLSMRSGIFAGAIAITSVGVFVYLRSCRK
- the LOC107630914 gene encoding CBS domain-containing protein CBSCBSPB3-like isoform X2, with protein sequence MSGHIPPAPRRNSVHKRPPPMSNKAVNGITSEPPSKASSPPPPELDEQERTVRKLRLSKALTIPEGTTVFDACRRMAARRVNAVLLTDSNALLSGIMTDKDIATRVISEGLRTDQTVVSKVMTRNPTFVTSDTLAIDALQKMIQGKFRHLPVVENGEVIAILDITRCLYDAIFRLEKAVEQGSAIAATVEGPNALIDTLREHMFKPSLSTLISEDTKVAFASLADPVYVVSLKMRELRVNSAVVVSQSGTKIQGILTSKDLLMRVVAQNLSPELTLVEKVMTPNPDCATLDTTIVDALHMMHKGKFLHLPVVDRDGYVAACLDVLQITHAAISLVESSTGAANDVANTIMQKFWDSALSLEPPEDSDTHSELSSHMTADGTERGKSPVQHIDLGNTFSFKLEDFNGHVHRFNCGTEHLDELVSIVMQRVELNDEEQRPTILYEDDEGDRIILATDHDLATAVGYARSAGAKAVKLHLVLGNPTKSEPRPPQSDTTTTTTTTVTQTRSSSLSMRSGIFAGAIAITSVGVFVYLRSCRK